The Caloenas nicobarica isolate bCalNic1 chromosome 8, bCalNic1.hap1, whole genome shotgun sequence genome contains the following window.
TGGGGACAAAACCACCCGTTTTCCTCATCCCTGTGCTGCCCGAAAACGTCGGCTTGCAACGTGTATTTTTGTTAGAGGgtgagcagctggggaggagaggaaggaagggggagCACGCAGAGCACAGCGAGGAACCCAGACCCCCAGACGATGTTGCAGCCTTTACAGACCCCCGTCCCCACGGCAGCGGGCGCTCAGCACCACCACAGACGATGGTATCGCAGCTCCTCATGACTTCCTGCAACAGCAACGCGATTGTCATCTGCTGGCATCCTAATGCAACTGCTCATCGCTACACTCTATGCATCTATGACAAACTACCACCCAAAACACCATTTTAAAGAGCTGAAATAATATGTAGTATATTTTGCATACTTTTATTCTCTGGAGTATTGAGATCCAGACATAGCCTTGCGACAGATGTTataataagaacaaaaaaaaaccaacaaaatctTAGTCTCCTGGCAAGCTTGCAAGAGGTCAAGCATCCTAACGCATCGGAAAGAACATGTTAGAGAAATATTCTTCTCTCAGCACACCTCAGCAGGAGTGGCAGCTCTGCGTGTTGTGTACTGCGCTTCCTCCAGAACCCCGCGAACACCAGAGACCACGTTTGGCCTGATCTCCGTCTCTGATACACCCCACAGTGCAGGTCGCAAAGCCGCTGAGGACACTGACCGCTGCCAACAGCCCCGACCCAGTCACTGCATCGCACAGTTATTCACCAAGCAGCTGCATTACTTTCCATAAATAGCTAAAATGCGCACTCAGTACTACACAACTTCATTATAtccggggggcggggggaaagaACTTGTAAATATTATTCTTATGTTCAGTAAAGCAGCCATGAACTTTGAAATTTGACGGCTTTTACGGAAGAAAGAGTGCCTTGGTGATATTAGAAGGGTTATAAATGAAGCGTAAGAGTTTGAATACAGAAGGAACTAAGCATTTTTAATGGCTTATGCAAccttctttttgtgttttgccaAGACAACATGATTTGCAAACTAAGAAAGTTCAAAACTTTCATATATTTTACCAAAACAATCTCATTAAGTGGTGAATCAAATCTGCTGCTTTTACACAACTAGTTGATATTATTGACATAGAATAAATATACTTTATGCTGGACTGGGCATTTGAACACAAAATGCTGCTCGAGTATGAAAGGCCATTGTCACCTACACATCACAAATTGCTGGGTGCCAACATGTACCCTCCAACACACACCAGCAAACAGCAGTGGCTACgcagcagcaaaaaaacccagcagtgCTGCAAGAATTAggtagaagggaaaaaaaataatccttcagTTTAGTCATCGCCTCGAGTAGCATCTGGACAGAAAGCTCCTAAACTGACCCACCGATGAACATCAATGAGGAGCCGTCACAGTTTCCAGATGAACCCGACGTGGAATGCGGGCTGAACACCGAAGCTCATTTCCAGCCGCACATCCCTTGGTGGAGCCACTGTGAGTTCTCACGTTCCACGGGAGAAGAGGATGCTCTTGTGATGAAGGGTTAGGCCTGAGCAAGAACACGCGCAGGCCAAGCGTGAGCGGGCAGCTCCTCCgcggagcagccgccgccggcCAGCGCAgcagcccggccccgcagcccagACCCAGGGACGGAAACGTTTACAGTCTCGCTCGGGCTTCGGCAGTGGGAAGAGAACGGTTTTCAATGACAGCGTGCTACCATCCTAAATAAAAATGCCAATTGTTATTGGTGCTTTCCAGCTCAAAGATACAGAGGGAAAAGTGGAGAATCTTCTCGTTTTAGCAATATCACCCCCAAACTTACCCATTATCACCTACTAATCCTAACACATCTATTCACGTGGTAGCTATAGTGTAACACCTGCCCTCCACACCATCTTGTTCCtttaaaaacccaaccaaacaacaacaaatgccCCGACGACCAGAGCCGACACACAAAGACAGGAGGGCAGGTCTGACGGGAGAAGCGCCAGCCCCGGGTGCCCGCGGGCACCGGGTGGGCACACGGCAACACCggctccctgctccagcccgTCCCAGAACAGCAGCCGCTCTGCTCAGCCGCACCCGAGTCTGCAAAACAGACAGGAGACAACGTACCAAAGGAAGCCAGTTTTACCTACTTAAAAGCAAATTCCCATTTCTAGTTATTGAAAGGTTGCGTTCAGGTTCCAGTCTGCTATACAGACGCATCATCTACCAGCTCTGATTGTGACAATAAcgaaattctttattttctaaaatatagggtggctttctttttcccagctCCACAGCATGTGTTTTCCAGTTGCCTAGGTTTTCATTTGCCAAATACAACAGCATTGTATCTATATCTGTTCTGCCCTCCCTGCAGAGGATAATCCACCCCCATAAACATCCTGCCAAAGAAAAGCACACAGCAGATGTGATTTCTTCTTGGAGATCCTCTAAAATCTAAATCTGAATGACTTGAGAGGGCAGCTCTGGCTTCTACATTACGCTAACACACAGACACGTGCTACTCAAAGTAAACGCTTAACGCAAGCTGTGCTGGCGGCATGTAAGGCTTTCTTTGAAGTGAGCATTAGAAAATATTGGCAAACACGAGATATTTCCAGGCCTGACTAACAGAAGAGCATTCTCTGTGCCTGTATACAAACCAGAACATTTGTACAAGGAATATTCATATCCCTCACGTGCTTCCTGGTAAACCAGTGCTAAAAATACACTCTGGTCCTTGGGGGTTCATGAGACGTGCTGGAGTCACATCACTATGCATCGGTCCTCTCCCAGTCTGCAGCGCGGAGGCCGACACCTGCAGAAAagggcagcacagggcttgAAGGCAACAGATTGAAATCAAACGGAGAAGCAAACAGATTCTCTGTTCAAAACAGCAGTAAACCCTTGAGCATCAAAGAGTGAGATGGCACCACTTGGAAAATACTTACTATGCATCCTTGCTGGAAATGATAATGTGGCAATTTCTGAGAAATACAGCAGGTTTATTCTGAAGTAAGAGCAGAAGTCTTGTACTAATTAGTCTTTCTCTGCTTCTAGGAACAAGGACATTGTAGGATGCTCAACTCCAGCACCAACTCCTCGggcggcagctgcagccacagcacagTGATAACCAGGACGGTCCTTCCCCTGCTCTACTGCCTCATCTTCCTGGCGGGCCTGGCGCTGAACGCCGTGGCAGCTTGGGTCTTCCTGTACGTGGCCAGCAAAAAGAGTTTTATTGTCTATCTCAAAAACATCGTGGTTGCCGACCTCCTCATGAGCTTgacatttcctttcaaaattctCGCCGATTCAGAAATCGCACCTCCGCAGCTCAACGCGTTTGTGTGCAGATactctgctgttgttttttatACAAATATGTATATCGGGATAGCGTTCTTTGGCCTCATAGGTTTTGATAGATACTACAAGATTGTAAAGCCTTTATTCGCCTCCTTTGTTCACACTGTTAACTGCAGCAAGGTGGTCTCTATAATTGTATGGTTATTGTTAATGCTTATATCGTTTCCAAATATGATCCTAACTACTGAAATCACTAAAGAGAATTACTCCATAAAATGTATAGGTCTTAAAAGTGAGCTTGGCAGACAGTGGCACAAGGCATCCAGTTATATTTGCACAGGAATATTctgggttgtttttcttctgctaatcATTGTTTACACTTCTATAtcaaaaaaaatatacagctcTTACAAAAGATTCAGAAGGAGCTCAGAAGTGACCAAGAGGAAAACCAGCCGTAATATATTCAGTATCATGTTTGTGTTTGTCGTTTGCTTTGTCCCCTATCACCTCTGCAGAATCCCGTACACGCTCAGCCAGACGAGCCCGCACTTCAGCTGCCGGGCGAAAACAACTCTGTTCTATGCCAAGGAGTTCACCCTGGTACTGTCTGCTGCAAACGTCTGCCTTGAtcccattatttattttttcctctgcatacCCTTTAGAGAAAAGCTGTATCAAAAACTGCATCTCAAGCTGAAAACTTCAAGTGAGGCTGAAATTTCTAAATCCAAAAGATCCAATACACTTGGGGAAAGTATAAACATAACGTAGGTTCAGGGCTGCAAAACAACACACGTTTCAGAAAGTTACTCAAGTATTCAAGCCTCAAAGAAACCGGACAGATGAGAACCAGCAGTAACAGAAAAAGGTTTCAGCGTAAAAATACCAAGTGGAGTTTCTCTGTATAAACACATTCTTGCGTGTTGCCAATATATTTACTATGTGCTATTGCAGCTGATGCTGTGACTGCATTATGGTGGGATATGACCTGTCTGGATCTCAAAACAGAGAGAGGAACAACTGGAACAAAACACCCTGGTGCCCCCGGCCAGGGACCGTCCAACAGCCCATCGCCAAAGCAACGTGCTGCTGTTCCCTGGGAGCCGGCACGACGCGGCGACGGGCACCGGCCAGCCCGGGGACGGGGACCCCGGGCAGGGACACGGCCAAGTGTGGCCCCAGCCGCCCAGCGCCGACGTCCCGCAGCCCGCGGACAGGACTGGGaccctgggcagctcctgcgcaCCAGCTCCCAGAGCAACGCGCCGAGGCAGCACGCAGCTTCAGGAAGGACCATCGCAACAATGGGGgagaaaatgttaagaaaaaatacagatgaaatCCTCAAAGATCTGCACGGAGCCTCAAAATATATACATAGGATTTCTTAGGGGAAACATTCTATAAACTTAAGCATTAAGATTGTTTGTCACCCTTAGGCACCGAATGTAAGAGTACTTCTATAAAACGTGATGCTCAATACAAGCATCTAAAGAGGATCCTTCTATAAAGCAACACAGTTACACTATACCATATTCCACAGGACTTTTCTGAAGTCACATGGTGTACACCAAAGATGTTCATACCAAACTGAGATTTTTAGTAACTCCCCTTCTGTTGTTGCAGAAGACGGTAAGAACACTCAAAGACCCATTTCAAAACACACAGGGATGCAGTCCAGAAACTCTGGGGTATATTTAAATCCAGCAAGAATGATGTTTTGGGTTTTCCTATGCTTTTGGCATGATGATAAACCATTTCTCTTTTTACAAAGATAGTAGCTGAAAGCCACTAACCttctatatataaatataatctctttttttaactgtattttccagtgcagcctttttcttttttctcaattatttttatcatcACACAGGGAAAACACACTGGTGCATAAAGTGCCCACAAAAGCTTTCAGGCAATGGCTCTGGAAGCCGaatgctttcattttacttAAAGATGATACAGGAACAGAAATATCATGTGCTTCACCTTTCTGCCACCGTGTTTCATCCTAGTCCTAACAGGTACTGCCTCAGGGTGAAAGGTTTATAAACATATGGGCTTTGAGCCTTCTCCAAGGCTGTGGGCAACTTCTGGTGCGAGAGCAGCACGCACCGTCCCAGGCTCTGCCGGCACACGGGTGGATTGAAACTGAAGGACCGAGAGCTCTCGGAGCCGCCTGCGCAGTCGTCGCACACCTGGTGGGGTTCACCCCATCCCTTCCACCTGCACAGTCGTCGCACACCTGGTGGGGTTCACCCCATCCCTTCCACCTGCGCAGTCGTCGCACACCTGGTGGGGTTCACCCCATCCCTTCCACCTGCACGGTCGTCGCACACCTGGTGGGGTTCACCCCATCCCTTCCACCTGCGCGGTCATCGCACACCTGGTGGGGTTCACCCCATCCCTTCCACCTGCGCAGTCGTCGCACACCTGGTGGGGTTCACCCCATCCCTTCCACCTGCGCAGTCGTCGCACACCTGGTGGGGTTCACCCCATCCCTTCCACCTGCACGGTCGTCGCACACCTGGTGGGGTTCACCCCATCCCTTCCACCTGCACAGTCGTCGCACACCTGGTGGGGTTCACCCCATCCCTTCCACCTGCACAGTCGTCGCACACCTGGTGGGGTTCACCCCATCCCTTCCACCTGCGCAGTCATCGCACACCTGGTGGGGTTCACCCCATCCCTTCCACCTGCGCAGTCATCGCATACCTGGTGGGGTTCACCCCATCCCTTCCACCTGGGCAGCACCCACACCGCAGCCCCCACCTGGAGCCTGGGGGTCCATCGGCCCAGCCAACCCTCGGGACTATGGGAGAAAGCTGCATTTTGGTTGTgttctttcaggaaaatatattaaagattATTTATCTGGTTTTTTCAGAGCTCCCTGACTCTTGTCAAACTGAAACTTTGCAGGCTTTTCCCTCCAAGGAAGGGAAACTgtctgctggggaagggaatCTGCTGCTTTGAGGgagatttttttgtcatttatgGCAAAAACATTTAGTTCCTTACATAGCATGGCTTGGTATTTGCCCACGTAAATCTAAATAATTGTGGCTGTGAAAGCACAGTGGCACATGGAGATGAAAACACTTCCACAATATATGTTTGTCTAACTTTTTAATTACTTTgcaagctttggaaaaaaaaaaaaaaaaaaaaggaggcagacttttgagcagggcctgttgagacaggacaaggggtgatggtttcaaactaaaggagggagattcagggtaggcaagaggaagaaattgttgccctgagggcggtgagagcctggcccaggttcccagagaggtggtggctgaaccatccctggagacatcccaggccaggctggacggggctctgagcaacctgagctggtgcagatgtccctgctcatggcaggggggcacttggggggctggggagggccctgcaacccaaactgttctgtgattgtGATTTCAACtgaatatgcaaaatgtgaagAGGTATCAGAACTGATTCCAGCACTGGGACCACCCACATCCATCTCTGGTGTGTCCAGTTCAAAACACAACTCTCCCGATGATCTCAGAAAGGTCATTGGAtttaggtttgggtttttaaggTTTAGATGTTCTTTTCTCTAGCTTTGTTCTCAGAACGGATTTAATCGTTTTGGCTGAGTTCCCagcatcccttcccttctcgcacccgCCAGCCCAGGCACCAGCCCGGGCAGCCATGCATCATGGAAAACCTCCAACGTCAAAAATTCAGCAAAGTTTAAACCACCAAAAATAGGGTTTTATGATGAGAAGTGCTCAGCAACTTTAACTACAGCAAAACCTACCATCTGCATCTGTAATTTATAAACGAAAAGGGCCTTTTAAATGAGGCATATAGACAGGGGAAGAGGATGACACTGACCCACAATAAAACCAGAATCACAACTCAGTGGACTCACGTTCTCGTGTTTCTTCTCCTCCCAAAACACTTCTGTATGAAGTGTAAATCGTTTTTCAGTAAAGGTTTACCCAACCATCACATTGGGATTTTAGCCCTGGAAAAGTCTTCTGAGCTGTAAATTGACTGTACAGAAAAGGGtagacacaaacacacacacagaaaaaacctGACTGAATGctgcatttcaaatttaaaaaaaaagaaaaatacgaGTATGCAAAGACCAGTTTTGCACTATGAGCCTAACACCATAAAACCAGTCCATGTTTGCTCAAAACCGAACATGGGATCTTTGTGGATAATGAAGCTTTGCAAACATTTCGACAAACATGGTCTGAACTTTAAGCTTATTACTAAACTTAAAACCAGACattcttcatttgtttctttacaAAGCTCTGGTATGTGATTTGTAAATTCCTGTGGATTTTCAACTGTGACAAAGCGCTAACATTTGGGGGTTTTAGTATCATTATCAGTACCTCGGCTCCCTGGCCTCATGTTAGACATTTtctcctgtggtttttttttttttaaaaaaaaaaaaaaagcttaattagGGATGTAGGGGAAGTGTTTATAAAgtgtcattattatttttaatagtgctTGGCAAATGGCCAAAGGTTTAGAATTGTAATTGCTATTGGTAGAATCCCTGTGTGCCTTTAAATCTGCAAAACAGGTTACaactctaggaaaaaaaagatttcatgCAGGAATATTACAATGAAAGAGGCCAACTACATGACAAAACCCTGATTCCACACAGATCTTTAAACATAAGACATATCGGGGAGTGGGGGagactttcagatttttaaaaccaaaagcacaGAACCAGCAGTTGCTGCCACACATCTCCAGCGCCAGACAAGAACCTGGGACCACCTGAGGAGGTTTTGGGAAGGACACGCAAGTCCCCACGCGGGGCTGACTCAGTGTACACATCCCGTCACCCTCACGCACGTGGTGAAcgtttaaacttcagtgctcGCCCCGCGGGCCGGCGTGCAGCACCGGCACCGTCCCGCTGGGCGCTCCGAGGGGACAGCCGGCACCCCGGCACCTCGCTCCACAGAAACGCGTTCTGAACCGCGACAACCCACGCTCCTGCCCACCGTGTCCTGGCTAACGCCGCTCTTTCTCAGCCATTTTCCTCCCCACCACTCAGTTCCATCCTGCAGAGCACTGAGTGCCTGAGGATCAGCTCAGGCTGATCAGCTCAGGACCCCCGTCCTCGGCACGGGGGGACCCCCGTCCTCGGCatgcccctgccccaggaagtgGGAAAAGGGCATCTCTGGGCTCTGCCGTGaacactgacattttctgtCACCTCTCTTTTAGGTAACTTCCACGTGGTTTAGTTATTTGAACTGCGTCAATCGGCACATTTCAAAACCACGGAGGCGTTTCAACCACCAGCCGTTGCGCCAGAGGAAAAGGTTAACACGCTCccgggctgcagagcagccgcCCAGAGACACCGAACGCTCGCAGGCTGATGCTCGGAGGAGCCCAGAGACGCTGAGACAGGTACGTGCTTTGGTCTTTATTCCAGCCCGTCTAGAGCTATGTGAAAATACAGCTTGAATACGGGCTGTGCCGAGCACAGGGAAAGCCAGGCGCAAGTGTTCTCACCAGCCTGAGCCCCGATCCCGGCCGGTGTCCCTCGGCGGCTCCGGTTCAGCCGTATTTCAGGGCTGGGTTTGCTGGGATGCCCTCGCCAGGGCGAGCGGGGCTGTCCCAGCGCAGGGGACTCCCACCCGGCAGCTCCtcaccccagcacagacccaGGCTTGGCAACTGCCTTACGCGCTAGAGAACCCTGCAGAAAGCCAACCGAGAAACAAACTGCTGCTCCGCTCTTTTAAACCACTGGAGGATCTGCAGTCACTTTGGTTTACAAATTACGCACATCTGGATACGTATcttacagcagaaaataaatgtgcGAATGCAGTTCTCTcatattatatattaaaattagGAACAATACAATAAACTGTTGCAGCCTGATGCTATTCAAGACATAAATGTATTGGGTTTAATCCAAGAAATTCTAACAAACGTGCCTCCTTTCCCACAGACATTCTATGCAGCAGCCTGACAGCACAGCAAGCCAGCAAGAACACCCTGACAGTCATGGAGTAgcacatttaattaaaataagatcaacgttttccttttttctaccCTGTGATTTCTTAGTGAAGCCAAAAAGGGGAgtgagcaaaaatatttaatagctgcttctttcagaatgtgcttttttctaaaggcttcagaaaaacatgagATTAATTTATCCGCTGTGCATGTAGGAAGAGAGCAGTTTGTGAAAACTGATTAGAACTATTTGCTCATCTGATATATCTGCATTTAACACACTTTTATAGAACAAGGTGCTACAAATATTACCCTTTTTAAGGCATAGATTCAATCGTTCAAAAGTTATAAAATCTTAGTATGACCATTATTAACCAGATGCTTAATCTTGAACAAATTCAACcctttttctttggtgttttggttggttggaaGGGGTTTTGAACCAAATACACACCCAGAAAGACTGTGCTCGTGGAAAAACTTCTCAGAAGCCTACATGCTTTCAAGAACCAGTTCTAATACATCTccaagctttcctgatacaAGAACAAAGCACTCTTGGATATCTGTGAAGCAGCAcgaggagagagaaaaatacttcttCTCAATTGTGTTTTTTCCATGAAACTAATCCAACAAAATTCTCAGAGAATATCTGCTGTTGCTCAGCAAAAGCTGATGTCATTGATGTCTCCTTGGTTCTTTCTGTAGGTTCCCGAGATCTCCTCGCAGCAAAACCGGCTTGCACAAGAAGTTCACAATGTCAAGCAATGTTTCACAGTGCCTTGTCGGGGAAGAAATGGAACCTTTCACCTATTTTTACTACTTGATTTTTCTAATGGGATTTATTGGAAGTTGTTTTGCACTATGGGCATTCACACAAAAAGATCAGCAGCAGAAGTCTATGAGCATCTACTTAATTAACCTCTTAACGGCGGATTTTTTGTTGACTTTGGCGTTGCCAGTAAAGATCATTGTTGACCTAGGAGTTGCATCCTGGAAACTGAGAATATTCCACTGTCAAGTCACAGCCTGTTTCATCTACCTGAACATGTATTTATCGATTATATTTTTGGGATTTGTGAGCATGGATCGTTGCCTTCAGCTAATGCACAGTTGTAAGATTTACCGCATTCAAGAGCCTGGCTTTGCCAAGATGTTGTCTGCAGTCGTGTGGACGATGGTGCTCCTCATCACGGTGCCGAACATGGCGATTCCGATAAAAACCATTGAAGAGAGACCCGGGGCAGGATGCATCGATTTCAAATCAAAATTCGGAAGAGACTGGCACGTGCTAACTAATTTCATATGCACAGCAATATTCCTGAATTTTTCAGCTGTGATACTGATCTCCAATTTCCTCGTTGTCAGACAGCTCTACCGAAACAAAGACAGCGAGAGCTACGGCAGCGCGAGGAGAGCCCTGCTCAGCATCCTGCTGGTGAGCGCCGGGTACCTGCTGTGCTTCGTGCCCTACCACGTCGTGCGCATCCCCTACACGCTCAGCCAGAGCGACGCCATCACCAGCTGCCCGCTGAAGCGAGCTCTCTTC
Protein-coding sequences here:
- the P2RY14 gene encoding P2Y purinoceptor 14 — protein: MLNSSTNSSGGSCSHSTVITRTVLPLLYCLIFLAGLALNAVAAWVFLYVASKKSFIVYLKNIVVADLLMSLTFPFKILADSEIAPPQLNAFVCRYSAVVFYTNMYIGIAFFGLIGFDRYYKIVKPLFASFVHTVNCSKVVSIIVWLLLMLISFPNMILTTEITKENYSIKCIGLKSELGRQWHKASSYICTGIFWVVFLLLIIVYTSISKKIYSSYKRFRRSSEVTKRKTSRNIFSIMFVFVVCFVPYHLCRIPYTLSQTSPHFSCRAKTTLFYAKEFTLVLSAANVCLDPIIYFFLCIPFREKLYQKLHLKLKTSSEAEISKSKRSNTLGESINITDRPTAHRQSNVLLFPGSRHDAATGTGQPGDGDPGQGHGQVWPQPPSADVPQPADRTGTLGSSCAPAPRKTAVGNFWCESSTHRPRLCRHTGGLKLKDRELSEPPAQSSHTCARPAGRRAAPAPSRWALRGDSRHPGTSLHRNAF
- the GPR171 gene encoding G-protein coupled receptor 171; this translates as MSSNVSQCLVGEEMEPFTYFYYLIFLMGFIGSCFALWAFTQKDQQQKSMSIYLINLLTADFLLTLALPVKIIVDLGVASWKLRIFHCQVTACFIYLNMYLSIIFLGFVSMDRCLQLMHSCKIYRIQEPGFAKMLSAVVWTMVLLITVPNMAIPIKTIEERPGAGCIDFKSKFGRDWHVLTNFICTAIFLNFSAVILISNFLVVRQLYRNKDSESYGSARRALLSILLVSAGYLLCFVPYHVVRIPYTLSQSDAITSCPLKRALFKAKESTLLFAVSNLCFDPILYYHLSKSFRLKFTETFAAPQEKAFAAAGVRHRSEEQNPTC